In Engraulis encrasicolus isolate BLACKSEA-1 chromosome 2, IST_EnEncr_1.0, whole genome shotgun sequence, the sequence aggcaaacgcggcgtcgccgatcttcatctgcgggggggtgggggtccttagcagcttggcatcagtggacctgagagctcgagcaggggcataaaaagagagcatgtctgagatatagctaggggcaagtccatttaatgctttaaatgctgtgagcagaatcttaaagtcgattctgtatgagacaggtaaccagtgcaggtctgccaagacaggagagatgtgctctcgcattctggttcttgttaggattcttgccgcagaattttgaatgagttgcaatttgtcaattaatttttttgggagaccggagaagagagcattgcagtagtctatcctactggtgacaaaggcatgaataagtttctcagcgtcttgtcggggggccaagccgcgcactttgttgacatttctaagatggaaaaaagcagattttgttatcttgttgatgtgaggctcaaagctcaaatccgagtctatgaccacacctaggctagtaaccttatctttaatgtgtatgcttaggtcacctaggcttgagtggagttttgcacgttttttcttaggcccaatgagcaacacttcagttttatcttcatttaattttaggaagttactgttcatccaatctgtgatggcagacatgcatttagtcaaggcatgaatggcagtggtttggctaggctcgacagagatatatagttgagtgtcatcggcatagctatgaaaatcaacattgtgctctctgatgatggagcccaggggcaacatatagagagagaagaggagagggcccaagcaactaccctgagcaactccaaaaggcacatcatacttgttggagacgtcttctccgatggtgacaaaaaactgccttcctgtaatatatgttttgaaccactctaagacgtgaccggacaagcctacccaagattcaaggcggtcaattagtatgttgtggtctatcgtggcCTATATGAAATATTTCCATGGATTCATTTACTTAAGTCCTTTTTGGGGACAACCGTGACTAGTTGAGGGCACTGAAGTAGCCTAATTAATAGCTACTAAGACTATCAGAAAGCTGGAGTCTACCAATTTAAGTCTACCAATTTAAAATATTGAGTTTTTTTGCTGGTGGCATGATAATATGCTGATGACATTGTCTTAGTGGCACATATGTCTGATCCTGACTCACTACCAGGAGGTAGTTGACAACCTGAGACAAACTTTTGTAGAACTTTCCAGAATGTCTCAAAGACAAAGGAATTATGTTCCCGTTCTCTCACAGAATCAGTCCTTTCCTTCAATATATCCTCCTGGTACAACTTAATTGGCATTAGACAAAAGAACAAACTTTCACGCTTAGTGAACCAGGCTATCAAAATGACTGGCTCACCTCAACCCTCCATATCTGAGCTGTACAGtggtgcagtgatcaggaaagGTGACCTGATGATAtgacccctctcaccccctccaacACTCTTTTCAACTGCTTTCATCAGGTCAATGCTTCAAtgttccacaagcacacacaaccaGAGACCCTTCATCCCCTGCAGCCCTACTCAACAAAAGAAGAACAATGACCAGCTATCAAGCCTCAGCATACATGTGGGTCTGTCCAATAGGCCTACCGTTGGTTGAAAATCTCTCACATTCACAATCTGACATTCAGGCAGCCAAATGAAGGACAAAATAAGGTCATTTAGTGCATTTTCGGTCGCAATTAATGAGAGCAATATCACAGATGTTGCACAACTGTGCATATTTATTCGAGGtgttgatgcaaccttgactgtCACTGAGGAGTTTCTCGAGTTAGTGCCTATGATGGACACAACAACAGCTGATGATATATTCAGCTCCGTTGTATCAGCACTGGACAAAGTCGGGGTGGACTGGTCCCGTGCTGTCAGTCTGGCCACTGATGGCGCCCCGTCAATGGTCGGGAGAAAGGCAGGTGCCGCCACGAAATTCAGAGAGAAGGTTCCTGCAGCCAACGGAGGACATGACTTTTGGACATTTCATTGTATTTTGCACCAAGAAGCACTGAGttgtccccccccccaacacacacacacaacaaatgccacatcttcaagatgtccttaataagaatttataatataatatataatataactcattcccactataGCCCTACTTTTTTCATATTTtacatgaccccagaatgctctatatagcagggttggggaacctttttcattcgaggggccacttcaaatttatcagagggccgtaaaagtcctcctagggccgtactatgaacacaaactaggatttccccctgcactttaggtctatattgaaggcagccacctttaaaacaaaccccaccttctctaggtcccctgaatgcaACTTAATAGTATTGCAAatttattttctaagattccttcccccctgggccagacattgTCTTggcccccaaccccacccaaacCGCACCTCTACTCTGCTAATGGGACATGTTAAGAGAACTGTATATGGTGCACACAGCAGGTACATGTACAATAGACATGTTTGAACAACACCAGTCCCCCCATGCTATAAGAGACAGAACTGTATGCATAGTGTGTGCACAGAGGCACGGGGACACATTTTCGGCAGGGATGCTGTTGGAGGGTGCACAATTTCTGTATGGGGGGtgtggggtcctcccccagaaaattttgtatttatttttagatgcaatttcctgtattctaatcaattttagagcaaAGATTGGCAAATCCTTCAGATTTGAGATGTTGAAATGACAAAGTGAATGTCACATGGCGACGCATGCCGAATCCACCAGACTGTAGTTTGAAGGGCGGTATGGGTCACAGACTCGCAGCCacgggccaagttggcctggccccctTTGGTCCCCTTTGGCCCCCTTGGGCCCACTGCCCCCCGGATCTGGTTTGGCCTTATTGACTAcaccagttcattgtacactatgTTGCCTTGCACATGAAGTGAATGGGAAAGATGATTATTgtaaaggtggttttgaaggctggtttgggtCGTGGCAACAgtgccaagttggcctggccccttaaGGCCTCTGGCCCTCAGGCCCCCTtgtccctcccacccccacccccaaacctaGGCTTGGCTATAGGGACTATAtcagttcattgtacactatacTGGCTGGCACATGAACCACCTTGGAAAGATtgttattgcaaaggtggttttgaagacCTGTTTGGGCCATggcggggccaagttggcctggccccttggggcctaaaatttgcactgccatacccagagaacggttgaaagtacaggagagctgtaaaaccctattatttaactcaatgggtgtgtgtgtgtgtgtgtgtgtgtgtgtgtgtgtaaaataagcttatttccaaaaaatgggacagtatcttAAGGAGAGAGAATGTGATGTATTGTGTATTAGTTGTAGTTCACCTTACCACAGGGTGGCGTCCGTGTTAGTTGAAACCTAGGTCAAGTACAATGTACAAGGAATCTGTAATATGTTGAAGACTACcagtaaacacagccatgctaCATTGGTCTCCGCGATTTATTCATATATTTTCATCCCTTGGTTATCGAACCTAAATATCACATGACCTACACCCTGCCTCTGGCCCTACCTGGCCCATCGACTTTAAGGGGACAGGAATACTGGCCCTAAGCACCAGAACCTGGGCCACCAGCCCCCTTTTGCACCTAGCCCCCTGTAGGTTTGAAAACAGTCAGCACCTTCTTTTGGTCCAGCTCAGCCCGGGGTTGGCCCACCGGTGAAACCGACCCTATTGAATAAATTCACTTTTTAGTTCCAATCCAATACGATCCAATCTTGCCAGAATTGGTAGGCAGATCTGTTTACCAAATAGTGAAACTTCACACCTAAGTAAACCtctctacactgtgtgcagaattattaggcaaacatctttttgaccattttgtcttttttatgcatattttccaacagcaatctatatgaacatgaaaacctatttgatttaagcattccaggtcatgtatatttgtataagatgggggtgtggtgtgtgcataattattaggcaactttgttttcttctgggaaaatgggccacaaaatagatctaacaaactctgaaatgtctataaacaattttgaagtgttctagagggatgtggctgtcttgaaatttgcaagatgttggtcatgttcgcacagaactatcagatgcaccgttacaaagtcatcagtctcttaagaaatgtcactgccaaacattgagaagaatttaacgtgaaactacaaaaaaattattaccctgcagtcctatcatattccagaacagaaaccaacacagagtgtctagaaaaacagggtattgagcgctcagagagatggccaaggtaagaaaggatgacaccagacaaccataaccacaagttaattaagtcaaaacgggggcaaaaatacctggggacaaaattttcaaaggttttatggacttgggaaagtgactcttgacagacagggtggatgaacccatggctggatcttttagagggagaaaattgcatcttttacgaagacaatggtatttatgcagtaatctgctggtatttgagtggaactcagcaactgatctgagtgtgcacattactgatctagccataggctcctcaacctggtccattaacagtcactttcactagttcataaaaccattgaaaaaactgtctaaagacatttcttgacccagtcttcccaggtgaaaaagtggttaaatttagtacaataaaagcatgactgaagtgtacttagcatgttaaaagtgcactcgtgctttttgtgctaaggaaaagtatgtttacaataagcttatttaaagtgtacttaaaattagatgtaattaagttgctctcaaagaaagtacacttagcgaaccatacttcaagtggacttcgaagatgtttggctaaagtgtatttagaggaatatactaatagtcttctaatagtgaacttactaaaagtgtattttttaataacatattgcaattgtactttttaaaagtgcaatatgattacacttcacccaaatgtctttgaagtgtgattttctatagtgcgctttaaagtaaatcgctttaacatattgcaagtacactttttctaagtgcaccatgattgtacttcacccaaatatcttcaaagtgtgcttacacaaagtgcatttacccatcatgcaccatcatacatgtcccatcatgcaatgcacttcttggagctacatttctcaaacagaaagccatttatcctgaaggaatatttttggtttgcatgaaaatattactcattgttatattctgtgtttattgaagGAGTTTtcaaattttaaagtggtacacaaaaaaatgaccatgttcccaccgtcattatgatggtcacgtatatgttctggtatatataggctcacacttcccttgatatcatggtgggaggtaagttggaactagttgttcaaacaaagaatagagGGTCAACAgtagtgatcaattcaagtgatcagCTGCAGGTTGGTTGATCAAGAtggaaataaagtgaaatgtgtatctgaaatctctgtaacaatgcaatgattgtaaatgtcagtcgtgctaggcatgcatactgtatcactactgtgacatgtggctgtgtgtaatgtacaagctctgaggaccagcatggattgtagtattacatttatattatttcatgtacttgggaatgtactgtaaatatacttcaagcatacctgttatatatttaaaatacttaatatgatatactttttatagacttaaaatgttccaatgtagtccaaagaagcatgaagttaatatacttttattgaacttctagtaacaataaaatgttatagaagtgtactcaagcacactcttaatgccatacgaatacatgaaaagcgtgtttggagcatactttcaaaagtatgcttgtagtgcactcaaagttgtccaaaagcggtgccaatttagcatcctcagtgtgctgcaagtgtgctgaagtactgctttagaagtgcttcagcgcactaatagtgcaatgaagcgcactttaaatcgccgaaaatagtacactttgtactaagtacggtcaaaaaaagtacactttaagtatatgggtttttcacctgggttgacTTACgttacttgttgagtggtcttcaggtttcagcctgttttaccttggccatgtctctgagtgctgaatacaatgttcttgtggacagtcgatgtaggtttcagttctggaatataccagcactgcagggtaatagttttgtggtagtttcatcttcaattcttctcagtctggcagttactttgtgagcacatgtcatgtgacactgatggcttgtaacggtgcattagatggatgtgaccaatatttcaagacagccacacctcCAGTGGCGGAGCTAGACTTTTATCCTTGGGGTAGCAAGGGGGTGGCCAAGTGTATATCAGGGGGGCAATGTTTTATAGACATATCGAGTCATGTACAGCCAACCTGTTTATGTCGTGTTTActatttttttacacacacacacacacacacacttccaacatcaaacttccagggactacagatgaaagccAACCAGTCTGTGATTATTATAGAAATATCAGAACACAACAATAACAATCTATCCATTCAATGAAGGTTTCAGCCATAACTTTAGGCTACTGTAGATCAAATCCTTACACGTGTCTGCTGCCCTGAGGCTGTAGTCTATGTAGTTAGGCTACTGACTAGTACTACATCGGTCATGAATTATCTATGCATTTTATTATGACACGGGCAAACGGTTCTGATCAAAGATACTGGTTTCATAAATCAGAAAGTTCTACACGGACATAGAAAAGACTAAAACAGTTTTACGTTTTCATCAGCAGCATTTTCAGCAGacatgggtatgaaatcacagaAATTAACACCTAAAAGCATCAATTTCACCCACCTGCAATTGTCTATTTACAGTCATGCTGGCTTCTAGCTGCCCTCCGTGACAAGCAATGACTTGTCCTTCATTCTGATTCATGAAACGGACATCGATTGACCAGTTTCTTTCATGAATGAACAGTGCTTGTGCAGCCTGTCCACCGATATACGTCAGTCCAGTCGAGAATAAAATCCATCTCATGAGTTTTGAATCACAAGCGCAGCCTTTTCTGAAAGAATATGAACAAAGAATGCGACTATGCTTTTCTGTTTCACTCAGTGGTTCCTAGTTCTTCTTCTTTCACCATAGCTACACACACAGCCCGTTTACTGCTACACACATCCATTGactcaaagaaaatggaatcttgtacaagaacgaccactagctggtgtggccaggagtggcactgcagctatgttatcgcagccaagtaaataatgaatgggtgccaatggggctgtacgcttctcatagaactatctgcccgtgtgattttttccctggaaacaatgaagttgcgttcgatagatatgagtaagtgaaagcatttgccgacacgtttgcatcttgtcaagtgttagattcgtgaaaatgacccttatttcaactatagcaatgacataacacgtgacaatcgactttacggcactacgccatttgttttgtagttttaagtctgacttcagatgtcgatgtgtttaaagttatgttaggattgttgcggacacctgttatttattgcatttaaggtggtggaaaagcggcatgtgtacatggggtaaaggaaatgactgcgctcatccttaagaatttgggcaccttcaattaacatgttggatggtggtgggggttgaggtgtgtgactgtagatgtctctgctaggaggatcagtcagagtacgtctctcgtcagctctggtcgtgaatagtcgcagagattcctcagccagcaggtattagccgaatgctagcgtgttgcaggacaaaactaacacgtctttgggagaacaaagccatgtcaggaacctttaacttcacttctaatacaacttccatgataaggtacagaatgtgcacacatctttacaaaccagagaacagaatcgtcacaaatccctgctgagccatttagcccaataggctcccattcatcttttacttggctgcgtgcgccaacggggctataatgggagccaatgacagatgcctatctcatagcttagaacatttctgattGACTTGAAAGGGGCTGTGAGGCAGGACGTGCATTGCACCATCTACTGTAGAGGAGGAACATCGCAGTCAAAGACTTCAAATCTGCAAATGTTTTTGCGGTGCCTTCAATCATCTGGGGGGGCagttggggtagccaatcagatttcggGGGGGTCAATtgctaccctagccacccctgtagctccgcccctgcacaccTCTCTAGAatacttcaaaattgtttatagtctttacaaagtttgttagatctcttttgtggctcattttcccagaggaaaacaaagttgcctaataattatgcacactaattttgccctgatatagggtattgggctccttcgatcacactgtctcttattataccaatatgcatgacctggaatgcatgacccaataggtgttcatgtccataaagggtggtggcggacaatatgcataaaatggacgatattgtcaaaaaacttgtttgcctaataattctgcacacggTGTATATAGCAAAGGGGAACAGAGTTGTCCTGTGTAGGACTCAAATGCAGGTGTGCCAAACTGGGAGTCTGATTATTACTACAACAAAGACCCAGACTCATTGGCATGACACTCAGAGCACATCCACAGATATGATGGGCATTCCATCATTCCGCCTCGCCTTCCCCTTTGGGATCAGTAGGCTATGCTTCACatactcatggtgtccctcatatacaggcctactgtaggcataCTTCTTCTTCTTAATTCTTGCAAGGATGTCCCATAGGCCTTACTTCATCCATCGTTTGGGTCACTTGCATCAGTCAACTATCCTCATGTCCCTCAAATGGCTCATACCATGGGTAAGCTTCTGATGGCCTCGCTGTAAGCCATCCCACTTATGGCATTATACAGTGAAAGGGTCGTTGTGGTGttgagtagagtataatttattaatgcAGAGGGAGAATAAAGTGTCCAAtagaatacataggctacatacagaatacacaagacattgcACACATCATTATTACACATTAAACATATAGCTCATTCTTACATGTATATCACACATTGCATACCCACATATCCCCCTTAAAAAGAAAACACGGTAACTAAAAGGACAgcatttttaaataataataaatatgttttataaagcgcttttcatgatactcaaagtcaaCAGTAAACAAACAGTAATCTTCAAAAGTCTGTCTATCATTTAAAACATGTGAACCAGATCATTTCATTTTACATTCCTGATAAATATTCGTTTGCAACATAAAACACATCTCATTTTACACAGAGTTTTGGATAACCTTCCAAGGTCCAGAACTTGCATCGGAATTTCATCAATATTGCCGTGCTCACCGTTATTTACTGCATTATGCGGCACTTTTGTATAAAAATGatttctggttgctttgtttcaagcaaAGGTTGCAGTACTCATTAGATCACTTCAACAAAAAGCCCTTCTTCCATTCTGGGACCCCACCTGATCGGTCTGCAAGGTGGTGGTACACCATAAGGTTATGGCGTCGCTGGTTCAGTGTCCACCGATAATGGTTTCCCATCAACATCAATCTCACAATCGTTCCTCTGTAGAGAAACTGATTCTACATGTGATGTACCATTAAGGTCGTTCTTCTGCACTCTCTGAAAGCGAGCGTGTTTACCGTTGGCTGGGTCCGGCCCACCCTGGTCCCAGCAAGGAAAAGACAATTTTCCTTGCTTGTGCAGTATGAATGCACCCACAATAAGCACACCAATAACAAgtacacccaccaccacaccaatTGTAAGCTGGACACGAGATGAATCTCCTGGACCTGTGGAAGACACAAAAAATAATCGAGAAAAAAATTGAGACCACTTCGAATTTTTTCTGGTTTTACTACTTTACTTCGACTAGAAAATTTCCTCTGAATTATTTCCAGTgcttccagaataacagaaatttgttaataatggtcattctcactgagaaatcaggaGAGATGTCTCAATTCAGGAGGGTGGCTAATGTCATCCTAAACTGTACCTGCTTACATCCACCTCAAGATGATTCATTAACAATGCTTTTCCGATATGAAAAAAGTGGCATCAACTTACTACGAGGTAAGTGTGatgatgtttttaattttaaatgttgtgtttttgaaatgtggtgTAACCGCCAACCTGGGATGCCCCAAATCTATCATATAGCATAGCTGACATGGCTAATGTggtattatcaaactttctcaaaacacatcctTTTGCCATAATGTTGCTCTTAATTGACTGCATTTCATTCCAAACATATGCTAAAATGAGCCAAACTTGGTCCAACTCCAGATAAATACTTTAAGTCTGGTGGCAAGGCCAGGCTATGATGGCTACTTATATGATGGAGTTAAAAATGATTATCAACATGAAAATTGCACTACTTGCTACTGATATTAATTAATTATAGCACATTGTCTATTGACCACATTCACAGCTCCAAGATAAAGTGATGAACTAGGTAATGCTTAGAGATATCATTGTTTACTGATTACCTTTAGTTGAGTcgattgttgttgttcttgttgttgttcttgttgttgtcgGATACACGGTAGTAGTAGGGGTTGGTGGTGTTGATGGCTctataaaaaaggaaaacaatgtCACAGGATATGCTCAAAAAACTATGTTGGATTCATATCACTCCAACTGAGAAGTTGCAGCCTACTCTATTCAAGTGGTGGTGCAATTAGAACAGCCAATCACAAATTCTTTAAAACAAAGAAAACACTATACACTCTTATCTCAAATTACTCATTCATCACAAGTCCTTCTTTTGATAGGTTACCTTTGATTGAGTCAGGTTTGGTGTCACTGTCAGCATGCTTCTTTAAGCGTATGTCTACGCAATTTTTAGGATCATGGAGGTCATCACAAATAATTTGCATATAAAATGAGTCTGTGATGTCGAAGAATACTATCCGGTCACAGCTCCCTCTAATGTGGTCCGTCCACCGAGCTTCACCAGAAAAAGATCCCTTCTCACACTCAATCACTCTGCCGCCATTGCCTTTGCACTGGCTGAATGTAGATCCTGGAAGGTTAACTGTGATGCTGTCCCCCAGCCGGACAGTATCTGTTTTTACTGTAGAGAAAATATAATCAATCAAAAAATGCCTTTGAACTGCTGATTACTGTAGGTGTCAGCATCAAGCATGTGGCAAATGTTTAGGAAATAAGccattattttggcccaaggcaAGGGTCAATTTTGGGTTTAGAGTACTAGCAAAAGGGCCAAGTGTGGCACTTGTGTCAGTAATAACAAAAAATGTGCGCCAACTTTGACAATTTCATTCCTGCAATGGCATGTACTATTTAGATGAACAGAGTAGCATAGATCATCTCAAGCCCCAAGACCCCTGTATTAGACATTTGAAGAATGTTGGGTGAGCGCATCATACTGGATTTAAAATGGTCTTTCCTTGTAAAAGCTCTGCGGCCGGattaaatggctcagcaggccaCATGTGGCACCTGGCCTGAGTTTCCCCACCTCTGCCACAGGAAGTCACAGTAGCCAACCACATGGAGTAACAATCAAAGAATGTTAGATCCACGTTCTTTTTAATAATTACAGCCAAGGTGGGGTCAAAAGGAGATTTGTAATTTTCCTTTTGGATCATCCTGTGTCTGAATGAGTGAACCACTACATGGACACCTGGGCCTAAACTAGAGCAATAGGTCGCAGTATCTGGACTATAGTAGATCATTAATCTTAATTCTTAATCTAAATTCAATGCGTGATCATGTTTTTTATCTGTAGTCTACAGCGGTTTACCTGTGCATGCGAAACTTCCCGCTGTGTAAGAAAGGATGATCAAGGACTGCAACACCAATCTATGAAGTAGATAAAGACAAATTTTGATGAGCTAAAA encodes:
- the LOC134461467 gene encoding uncharacterized protein LOC134461467 yields the protein MTSTRISRLVLQSLIILSYTAGSFACTVKTDTVRLGDSITVNLPGSTFSQCKGNGGRVIECEKGSFSGEARWTDHIRGSCDRIVFFDITDSFYMQIICDDLHDPKNCVDIRLKKHADSDTKPDSIKEPSTPPTPTTTVYPTTTRTTTRTTTIDSTKGPGDSSRVQLTIGVVVGVLVIGVLIVGAFILHKQGKLSFPCWDQGGPDPANGKHARFQRVQKNDLNGTSHVESVSLQRNDCEIDVDGKPLSVDTEPATP